A single window of Archangium gephyra DNA harbors:
- a CDS encoding caspase family protein: MRRLSGQGLVLLLALVLAAAVQAQPLRRFALVAGNDDGGADTRPLRFARDDARKMHGLLTRLGGVEFSDARLLLDEDAGDFLRALAELESSARAARARGERTALIVYYSGHAKDGALRLGDSALDLESLKRRLLAAPADIRIAILDSCRSGALTRTKGARRAPAFAIDTNATREARGLVILTSSSADEDSQESDLLGGSYFSHHLGSGLMGDADRSGDGQVTLFEAYSHAYARTVADTADSSAGAQHPTFSYDLAGNGDLVLTDLRGRDEGLLVPRTAPAGAYYFVNPSGLVVAELDKAMDAERRLALAPGRYTVKRRLADRLRVGEAEVQRGRTTVLDESRLHDAPFSDDPVKGVAPRERGLRTYWTLGLTGGYHSFFDTPTRENLFLSTPLLGLEVGLHHYFRENWRWDVDLSLGGRQATLELPTLSGPRYRYSLLNAGTSLVAEWPLGRLSPFVGPRLAYLIMGRDFEDASLPDQFYAVLTPGLVGGVRWRMSDRFELTGRARVHYLLYNVDAQRSLGYWELGALVTYRL; this comes from the coding sequence ATGAGGCGCCTGTCCGGGCAGGGCCTGGTGCTCCTCCTGGCGCTGGTGCTGGCGGCGGCCGTGCAGGCGCAGCCACTGCGCCGCTTCGCGCTGGTGGCGGGCAATGACGACGGTGGCGCGGACACCCGGCCGCTGCGCTTCGCCCGGGACGACGCACGCAAGATGCACGGGCTGCTGACGCGGCTGGGCGGAGTGGAGTTCAGCGACGCGCGGCTGCTGCTGGACGAGGATGCCGGAGACTTCCTCCGCGCCCTGGCCGAGCTGGAGTCGAGCGCCCGGGCGGCGCGGGCCCGGGGCGAGCGCACCGCGCTCATCGTCTACTACTCGGGCCATGCGAAGGACGGCGCGCTGCGGCTGGGAGACAGCGCGCTGGACCTGGAATCGCTCAAGCGCCGGTTGCTGGCGGCCCCCGCGGACATCCGCATCGCCATCCTGGACTCGTGCCGCTCCGGAGCGCTCACGCGGACGAAGGGGGCCCGGCGCGCACCAGCCTTCGCCATCGACACGAACGCCACGCGCGAGGCGCGGGGGCTCGTCATCCTCACCTCCAGCTCGGCGGACGAGGACTCGCAGGAGTCGGACCTGTTGGGGGGCAGCTACTTCTCCCACCACCTGGGCAGCGGGCTGATGGGAGACGCGGACCGCTCGGGCGACGGGCAGGTGACGCTCTTCGAGGCGTACTCTCATGCCTACGCCCGCACCGTGGCGGACACCGCGGACAGCAGCGCCGGAGCCCAGCACCCCACCTTCAGCTACGACCTCGCCGGCAATGGAGACCTGGTGCTGACGGACCTGCGGGGACGCGACGAGGGGCTGCTGGTGCCCCGCACCGCGCCCGCGGGGGCCTATTACTTCGTGAACCCGTCCGGACTGGTGGTGGCGGAGCTGGACAAGGCCATGGACGCCGAGCGGCGGCTGGCCCTGGCCCCGGGCCGGTACACGGTGAAGCGGCGGCTGGCGGACCGGCTGCGCGTGGGCGAGGCCGAGGTCCAGCGCGGGCGCACCACGGTGCTCGACGAGTCCCGGCTGCACGATGCGCCCTTCTCGGATGACCCGGTGAAGGGCGTGGCACCTCGCGAGCGCGGGCTGCGCACGTACTGGACGCTGGGACTCACCGGCGGCTACCACTCCTTCTTCGATACGCCCACGCGCGAGAACCTCTTCCTCTCCACGCCGCTGCTCGGCCTGGAGGTGGGGCTGCACCACTACTTCCGCGAGAACTGGCGCTGGGACGTCGATCTGTCGCTCGGCGGGCGGCAGGCCACCCTGGAGCTTCCCACCCTCTCGGGGCCGCGCTACCGCTACTCGCTGCTGAACGCGGGCACCTCGCTCGTGGCCGAGTGGCCCCTGGGCCGCCTCTCCCCTTTCGTGGGCCCCCGGCTCGCCTACCTCATCATGGGCCGCGACTTCGAGGACGCGAGCCTCCCGGACCAGTTCTACGCCGTGCTCACGCCGGGCCTCGTGGGAGGCGTGCGCTGGCGGATGTCGGATCGCTTCGAGCTCACCGGGCGCGCCCGCGTCCACTACCTCCTCTACAACGTCGACGCACAGCGCTCCCTGGGCTACTGGGAGCTCGGAGCGCTCGTGACGTACCGCCTCTGA
- a CDS encoding RNA polymerase sigma factor: protein MAGASPPVLKGIDGGQKDRRTVLRELYTAYGGSVYGRCRYLLKDASKAEDAMQEVFARALTHSEGLRNESSPLAWLMKIATHHCLNQLRAEKAPWRRWFERDELARPEGDDGARKLETRELVRALLSRVDVETQSAVVHYWVDGMTLEEVAAMLGRSVPTVRKRLEQFAALSNEELKIP from the coding sequence GTGGCAGGAGCGAGTCCACCGGTCCTGAAGGGTATCGACGGCGGTCAGAAGGACAGGCGTACGGTCCTGCGCGAGCTGTACACGGCATATGGCGGCAGCGTGTATGGGCGCTGCCGCTACCTGTTGAAGGACGCCAGCAAGGCGGAGGATGCGATGCAGGAGGTGTTCGCCCGCGCCCTCACCCACTCGGAGGGGCTGCGCAACGAGTCCTCGCCCCTGGCGTGGTTGATGAAGATCGCCACCCACCACTGCCTCAACCAGCTGCGGGCGGAAAAGGCGCCGTGGCGGCGCTGGTTCGAGCGGGACGAGCTGGCCCGCCCCGAGGGAGATGACGGGGCGCGGAAGCTGGAGACGCGGGAGCTGGTGCGCGCGCTGCTGTCGCGGGTGGACGTGGAGACGCAGTCGGCGGTGGTGCACTACTGGGTGGACGGGATGACGCTGGAAGAGGTGGCCGCGATGTTGGGGCGCTCGGTGCCCACGGTGCGCAAGCGGCTGGAGCAGTTCGCCGCGCTGTCGAACGAGGAGCTGAAGATCCCATGA
- a CDS encoding nucleotidyltransferase — protein MEKRHPNHPGEMGIDASLAERNRTSDEINARGRAIEVLLDAGVPFLVGGAYAYSTYTGIYRDTKDLDLFPRKRDAERALVELEKDGWRTERADEVWIYKAYKGEYFVDFIFSSGNGVATVDDEWFVHARTASVFGQQCLIAPAEETIWSKAFVNERERYDGADINHLILKMGRSMDWERLLRRFDRYWEVLLSHLMMFRFAYPCERDLVPTWLMTELMSRTLDTLKEGNWDERLCRGNLISRVNYAVDIHHWGYGDGRSWDERDREKGEARGAGRELENTLGGGR, from the coding sequence ATGGAAAAGCGACACCCCAACCACCCCGGGGAGATGGGAATCGACGCCTCGCTCGCCGAGCGGAACCGGACATCGGACGAGATCAACGCCCGTGGCCGGGCCATCGAGGTGTTGCTGGACGCCGGTGTGCCGTTCCTGGTCGGCGGCGCCTACGCCTACTCCACCTATACGGGCATCTACCGTGACACCAAGGACCTGGACCTCTTCCCCCGAAAACGGGACGCGGAACGGGCGCTGGTGGAGCTGGAGAAGGACGGCTGGCGCACCGAGCGCGCGGACGAGGTGTGGATCTACAAGGCCTACAAGGGCGAGTACTTCGTGGACTTCATCTTCTCCTCGGGCAACGGCGTGGCCACGGTGGACGACGAGTGGTTCGTCCACGCGCGGACGGCGTCCGTGTTCGGCCAGCAATGTCTCATCGCGCCGGCCGAGGAGACCATCTGGTCCAAGGCCTTCGTGAACGAGCGCGAGCGCTACGATGGCGCGGACATCAACCACCTCATCCTCAAGATGGGGAGGAGCATGGACTGGGAGCGGCTGCTGCGGCGCTTCGACCGGTACTGGGAGGTGCTGCTCAGCCACCTGATGATGTTCCGCTTCGCCTACCCGTGCGAGCGCGACCTGGTGCCCACGTGGCTGATGACGGAGCTGATGTCGCGCACGCTGGACACGCTCAAGGAAGGCAACTGGGACGAGCGGCTGTGCCGCGGGAACCTCATCTCGCGGGTGAACTACGCGGTGGACATCCATCACTGGGGCTACGGCGATGGCCGGTCCTGGGATGAACGAGATCGAGAGAAGGGGGAGGCACGTGGCGCGGGACGCGAACTCGAAAATACGCTTGGCGGCGGTCGGTGA
- a CDS encoding metallophosphoesterase family protein, giving the protein MAAVGDLHCREDQHGRFRQLVKQINAEADMLLLCGDLTDRGMVEEGKVLAEELSALRVPVAAVLGNHDYEHNQAKEICGELARVGVHILDGDHFIFEKVLGVAGVKGFGGGFGNATLQAFGEGQTKSFVQEAVHESLKLEAALSHLDTPKKVVIMHYAPVPETLEGENIEIRPFLGTSRLAMPVDHYGAEAVFHGHAHHGAPAGKTKSGIPVYNVAMPLMTKMHPDQRFMLLEV; this is encoded by the coding sequence TTGGCGGCGGTCGGTGACCTGCACTGCCGCGAGGATCAACACGGCCGCTTCCGTCAGCTCGTCAAGCAGATCAACGCGGAAGCGGACATGCTGCTCCTGTGTGGGGACCTGACGGACCGCGGCATGGTGGAGGAGGGCAAGGTGCTCGCCGAGGAGCTGTCGGCCCTGCGGGTGCCGGTGGCGGCGGTGCTCGGCAACCATGACTACGAGCACAACCAGGCCAAGGAGATCTGCGGCGAGCTGGCGAGGGTGGGCGTCCACATCCTCGATGGGGACCACTTCATCTTCGAGAAGGTGCTGGGTGTGGCGGGGGTGAAGGGCTTCGGCGGAGGCTTTGGCAACGCCACGCTGCAGGCCTTTGGCGAGGGGCAGACGAAGTCCTTCGTGCAGGAGGCGGTGCACGAGTCGTTGAAGCTGGAAGCGGCGCTCAGCCACCTGGATACGCCCAAGAAGGTGGTCATCATGCACTACGCCCCGGTGCCCGAGACGCTGGAGGGGGAGAACATCGAGATCCGCCCCTTCCTCGGGACGAGCCGCCTGGCGATGCCGGTGGACCACTACGGCGCGGAGGCCGTCTTCCACGGACACGCGCACCATGGCGCGCCCGCCGGAAAGACGAAGAGCGGCATTCCCGTCTACAACGTGGCGATGCCGCTCATGACGAAGATGCACCCCGACCAGCGCTTCATGCTGCTCGAGGTGTGA
- a CDS encoding cytochrome P450, producing MDDISTRFNPMAPDQLDNPYPLYARMRRERPVFYSPMFDLWVVSRYADISEVERDTASFSSVGALDARAEPHPEVRAVLAQAYPRFLSLVQSDIPDHTRVRAVFGKALSTHRIAAMEPTIRATADALIDGFIRDGKADLIQQFAYALPGFIICDLLGVPRSDMEQLKRWSDDKTLLMSATAPIEQQVQSAHGFIAMERYFQEQIHERRRHPREDLLTMLVPQSLGGTAPLSEQEAVCNAMDLFAAGHETTTGLIGNGMWLLFNAREQLEAVREDLSLLPNALEEVLRVESPIRGFFRTVMADTPLSGVTLPKGSRAFILYASGNRDETQFTEPDRFDIRRAEAKKHLAFGKGIHFCVGAPLAKLEGRIAFEQLLRRLPGLRPRTDEAPVFRPYFMLRGFEHLPIAWDVPA from the coding sequence ATGGATGACATCTCCACCCGCTTCAACCCGATGGCCCCCGACCAGCTCGACAATCCGTATCCGCTCTATGCGCGGATGCGGCGGGAGCGGCCCGTCTTCTACAGTCCCATGTTCGACCTGTGGGTCGTCTCCCGCTACGCGGACATCTCCGAGGTGGAGCGAGACACCGCGAGCTTCTCCTCGGTGGGGGCGCTCGATGCCAGGGCCGAGCCGCACCCCGAGGTGCGCGCCGTTCTCGCGCAGGCGTACCCCCGGTTCCTCTCGCTCGTCCAGAGCGACATCCCAGACCACACCCGCGTCCGGGCCGTGTTTGGCAAGGCCTTGAGCACCCATCGCATCGCGGCGATGGAGCCCACCATCCGCGCGACGGCGGATGCGCTCATCGACGGCTTCATCCGCGACGGCAAGGCGGATCTCATCCAACAGTTCGCCTACGCGCTGCCGGGCTTCATCATCTGCGACCTGCTCGGCGTGCCGCGCTCCGACATGGAGCAGCTCAAGCGCTGGTCCGATGACAAGACGCTGCTGATGTCGGCGACCGCGCCCATCGAGCAGCAGGTCCAGAGCGCGCACGGCTTCATCGCGATGGAGCGCTACTTCCAGGAGCAGATCCACGAGCGGCGGCGCCACCCGCGCGAGGATCTGCTGACGATGCTCGTGCCGCAGTCGTTGGGCGGCACCGCGCCCCTGAGCGAGCAGGAGGCGGTGTGCAACGCCATGGACCTGTTCGCCGCCGGCCACGAGACGACGACGGGCCTCATCGGCAACGGCATGTGGCTGCTGTTCAATGCCCGGGAGCAATTGGAGGCCGTGCGGGAGGACCTCAGCCTCCTGCCCAATGCCCTCGAGGAAGTCCTGCGCGTGGAGTCACCCATCCGCGGCTTCTTCCGCACGGTGATGGCCGACACCCCGCTCAGTGGGGTCACCCTCCCCAAGGGCTCGCGGGCGTTCATCCTGTACGCGTCCGGCAACCGCGACGAGACGCAGTTCACCGAGCCGGACCGCTTCGACATCCGCCGTGCCGAGGCGAAGAAGCACCTGGCGTTCGGCAAGGGCATCCACTTCTGTGTCGGCGCCCCGCTGGCGAAGCTGGAAGGGCGGATCGCCTTCGAGCAGCTGCTGCGGCGGTTGCCCGGCCTGCGTCCGCGGACGGACGAGGCCCCTGTGTTCCGGCCCTACTTCATGCTGCGCGGCTTCGAGCACCTGCCCATCGCCTGGGACGTGCCGGCGTAG
- a CDS encoding sensor histidine kinase, translating to MEGARVKGLVRVWRQALFLGLVAVLSSFADTAQAYSQDRRLTQFHHTRWTIKEGAPGQISAIAQTEDGYLWLSAAATLYRFDGVRFERFEPPSGEPLSTIQALYAPPGGGLWMSFQMGGIAFLKGGRLTRYRGTEGAPLRSVSTFATDRDGNVWACETSGGLFRLSGTRWELIGESWGYPGEKSRYLFLDRDGTLWVATRNTLLYLPRGAHRFIPTGASVGWVFQLRQAPDGRIWMTESGGDVRPIPVPGPGQTENPPALHVESAGMLFARDGSLWLTTLGDGIRRIAHPERLPAGDVPVTGGAVESLTEKDGLSADYAWPVLEDREGNVWVGTSGGLDRFRASSMVLAEFPRGAHDFALAAGDGGEVWAGTTNRPLMRLRDGEVSFEHLGSPVRSAYRDEEGGVWLGADNGLWRVEGGRLSHVTPLPEPLVQVQAMTRDRRGTLWVSLTGYTPMQWRDGHWHSAKELLGLSDDERIHTAMTDGRGRVWLGHQRGIITRVDGDQVQRFTEADGLRLGVVTALTAGRQYVWAGGQLGLAFHDGERFRPLVAGGDESIRNVSGILERPDGSLWVHAVPGVFHIPAEEVQRAAGDPNHRVRYELFDFLDGLPARPTLLRPLPTAIAGSDGRLWFATSNGVVWIDPERIARNPLPPPVSILSVKADGRRYEPASNVTLPIHPANLELDYTALSLSIPERVRIRYRLEGVDEHWQDVGTRRTAYYGNLEPGRYRFQVIASNNDGVWNERGASLELIVPPAFHQTWWFRALCVMAGLLLLWLLYLLRLRQLTAKMRGRLEERHAERERIARELHDTLLQSVQGLVLRLQAVAEQLPVHEPARQAMEKALDRADEVLAEGRDRVMELRSPAHEGRDLSDALVQVGEELAEDMPMSFRLVVEGVPRELDATVQGELFLIGREALLNAFQHAGGTAVEAELRYGSDELRVRIRDDGSGVAPEILEVGGRPGHWGLAGMHERAARIGATLQVWSRTGAGTEVELKVPAAIVYRRRPKAAWWSWLKGATRLGRGR from the coding sequence GACACGGCGCAGGCGTACAGCCAGGACCGGCGCCTCACGCAGTTCCACCACACCCGGTGGACGATCAAGGAAGGAGCTCCCGGCCAGATCTCCGCGATCGCTCAGACGGAAGACGGGTATCTGTGGCTCAGCGCCGCCGCGACGTTGTACCGGTTCGACGGTGTCCGCTTCGAGCGGTTCGAGCCCCCCTCGGGTGAGCCCCTCTCCACCATCCAGGCCTTGTACGCCCCGCCTGGCGGTGGGCTGTGGATGAGCTTCCAGATGGGCGGTATCGCGTTCCTGAAGGGGGGACGCTTGACCCGGTATCGTGGCACCGAGGGCGCACCGCTCCGGTCGGTGTCCACCTTCGCCACGGACCGGGACGGCAACGTCTGGGCCTGCGAAACGAGCGGAGGACTGTTCCGTCTGTCCGGCACGCGCTGGGAACTGATCGGAGAATCCTGGGGATATCCCGGCGAGAAGTCCCGGTACCTGTTCCTGGACCGGGACGGCACGCTGTGGGTCGCCACCAGGAACACCCTGCTGTATCTGCCGCGCGGCGCGCACAGGTTCATTCCCACGGGCGCCAGCGTCGGATGGGTGTTCCAGTTGAGGCAGGCGCCAGATGGAAGGATCTGGATGACGGAGTCGGGCGGTGACGTGCGGCCGATTCCGGTGCCCGGCCCGGGACAGACGGAGAATCCACCGGCCCTGCACGTGGAATCGGCGGGAATGCTGTTCGCCCGGGACGGGAGCCTGTGGCTCACCACCCTGGGGGATGGGATCCGCCGCATCGCCCATCCCGAGCGCCTGCCAGCCGGCGACGTGCCGGTGACGGGTGGTGCGGTGGAGTCGCTCACCGAGAAGGACGGCCTGAGCGCGGATTATGCGTGGCCGGTGCTCGAGGATCGCGAGGGCAATGTCTGGGTGGGCACCAGTGGGGGGCTCGATCGCTTCCGCGCCAGCTCCATGGTGCTGGCGGAGTTCCCGCGAGGCGCGCACGACTTCGCCCTGGCCGCGGGGGATGGCGGCGAGGTCTGGGCGGGTACCACCAACCGCCCGCTGATGCGCTTGCGCGACGGCGAGGTCTCGTTCGAGCACCTCGGTTCCCCGGTCCGCTCCGCCTACCGCGACGAAGAGGGCGGGGTCTGGCTGGGCGCGGACAACGGCCTGTGGCGGGTGGAGGGCGGCCGCCTGAGTCACGTCACGCCCCTGCCGGAGCCGCTCGTGCAGGTACAGGCGATGACTCGCGATCGTCGTGGCACGCTCTGGGTGTCCCTGACGGGCTACACACCGATGCAGTGGAGGGATGGCCATTGGCACTCGGCGAAGGAGCTGCTGGGACTCTCGGACGACGAGCGCATCCACACCGCGATGACCGATGGCCGCGGACGGGTATGGCTGGGCCATCAGCGGGGCATCATCACGCGCGTCGACGGCGACCAGGTCCAGCGGTTCACCGAGGCCGATGGGCTCAGGCTGGGGGTTGTCACCGCCCTGACCGCCGGCCGCCAGTATGTGTGGGCCGGTGGCCAGCTCGGCCTGGCCTTCCATGACGGCGAGCGCTTTCGTCCACTCGTTGCCGGCGGTGACGAGTCGATCCGCAACGTGAGCGGCATCCTCGAGCGCCCCGACGGCAGCTTGTGGGTGCATGCCGTGCCGGGGGTCTTTCACATCCCGGCGGAGGAGGTCCAACGCGCGGCAGGCGATCCCAACCATCGCGTGCGCTACGAGTTGTTCGACTTCCTCGACGGGCTTCCAGCCAGGCCGACGCTGCTGCGTCCGTTGCCCACGGCGATCGCGGGCAGCGACGGACGCCTGTGGTTCGCCACCAGCAACGGGGTGGTCTGGATCGATCCCGAGCGGATCGCTCGCAATCCCTTGCCTCCGCCGGTGTCCATCCTCTCCGTGAAGGCCGATGGCCGCCGGTACGAGCCGGCGTCGAACGTGACGCTTCCGATCCATCCCGCGAACCTGGAGCTCGACTACACCGCGCTCAGCCTGTCCATTCCCGAGCGCGTGCGCATCCGCTACCGGTTGGAAGGCGTGGACGAGCACTGGCAGGACGTCGGTACGCGGCGCACCGCCTACTACGGCAACCTGGAGCCAGGACGGTACCGCTTCCAGGTGATCGCCTCGAACAACGACGGCGTGTGGAACGAGCGCGGCGCGAGCCTCGAGCTCATCGTTCCGCCCGCGTTCCACCAGACCTGGTGGTTCCGCGCGCTCTGCGTGATGGCCGGACTGCTGCTGCTCTGGCTGCTGTACCTGCTGCGTCTGCGCCAACTGACCGCGAAGATGCGGGGCCGTCTGGAGGAGCGGCACGCGGAGCGCGAGCGGATCGCCCGGGAACTGCATGACACCCTGCTGCAGAGCGTGCAGGGGCTGGTGCTCCGGTTGCAGGCCGTCGCCGAGCAACTCCCCGTGCACGAGCCGGCGCGGCAGGCGATGGAGAAGGCCCTGGACCGTGCCGACGAGGTCCTGGCCGAGGGCCGCGACCGGGTGATGGAGCTGCGCTCGCCCGCCCACGAAGGTCGCGACCTGTCAGACGCGCTCGTGCAGGTCGGGGAAGAGCTGGCGGAGGACATGCCGATGTCGTTCCGTCTCGTCGTGGAAGGTGTGCCACGAGAGTTGGACGCCACCGTGCAGGGGGAGCTCTTCTTGATCGGCCGCGAGGCCCTGCTCAACGCGTTCCAGCACGCCGGGGGCACGGCCGTGGAAGCGGAGCTCCGCTACGGCTCCGACGAGCTGCGCGTGCGGATCCGGGACGACGGCTCGGGCGTGGCCCCGGAGATTCTCGAAGTGGGCGGCCGTCCCGGGCACTGGGGCCTCGCGGGGATGCACGAACGGGCGGCGAGGATCGGGGCCACCCTGCAGGTGTGGAGCCGGACCGGTGCTGGCACGGAAGTGGAATTGAAGGTCCCGGCCGCGATCGTCTACCGGCGGAGGCCGAAGGCGGCCTGGTGGAGCTGGCTGAAGGGTGCCACCCGCCTCGGGCGAGGGCGATGA